The genomic DNA CCTGACGTCGCTGCATTGCGTTCCCGGACCGCTGCCTCCGCGCACGTGGCTTCCGGTGGTCTTCGGCGGCGACGTCGAGCGATCCAAAGGGCGCATCGGCTCGGCGATGGTCGCCGTGGTCATGCGCATGAGCAACGAGATTGCGCGCTCGCTGTTCGATACCACCAATCAGGAGAACTACGTGCCGCTGATCGCGTTCCCGGGAACGTGCGAGCAGGTTTCGGCGCGCTCGTGGTGTGACGGATTTCTCGTCGGGCTCGATCTGAAGGCCCGTCCGTGGGTCGAGCACATCGAAGAGGATCCGGCCATGCGCCGGATCCTGTGTCCGATCATCGCGCTGTCGACGAGGTTCGGTGCGGTGCTCGAAGCCGAAGGGCGCCGTCTCGAAGACGATGCCGACGAAGAAGAGCTCGAAGAGATGCTGCCGTCGGCGGTGCTTGCCGCCTACAACTGGTGGCGGCTCGGAACCCCGCGCACGACCCTCAACACTCCGGAGGCAATTGCCAGCGCGATCATCTGAATCGCGAGCGAAGCCACTCCTTCCGTTCCGAAGCCGCTCGAGGCCACCAGCGACCACAGCAGCTGCGCAAGAAACGCGGCCGTCCATCCGTAGCATTCGGCGAGCGCACCGAGCGAAAGCGAAGCAGCCAGTGCCGACCACGGCGCCCACGGGCTGACGGCAACGCACCACAGCACGCTCGCCGTGATCCATCCGAGCCGCGTCGCAACGACGCCGCGAAACAGCACCACCTGGCCGAACACCGACATCACGGCGCACGCCGCCGCCGCGAGTGACACGAACATGGTCGACGGCACCGCGGCGTCGCGCAGGCGCGACAGCATCAGGTCGACGGCCGGCAGGACCGGCGACAGGTCGAGCTTCGGCAGCGGGCCGCTCGCTCCGAGGACCGCCGCGACGAGCGAGATCAACAGCACCGGCGGGACGCGGTGGCGCACGCGCGTCCTTTCGACGGCTTTCTGCTGCGGCTCGCGCACGAGCGCGATCAGCGCGCACGAAACCAGCGCCATTCCTCCGACCATCATCGAATGCACGGTCGGCGTGATCAGGTCGGTCGCGACGCCGCCGCTGCCGGCTCCCCACACTCCGGGACCGCCGACCGTAAGCCACCACAGCAGGATCGCGACGGCGGTCAGGCCCGCCGCGCCCCAACGCGTCGGCGACGAGTACGTATCGATGCGGTCGAGCTCGCGTCCGGTCTTCGTCAGCACGGCGGTGATGAACAGCGCCGTGCTGACCGAGGCCGCGACGATCTGACCCGGCGACGAATACAGATCGGCGGCGATCAGCAGCGGGCCGCCGAGTGGAATTGCCGCTGCGGCGACCGGGCTCGTTCCGGAGATCGCGCGCGACAGTGCGGCCATCGCGCCGGCGGC from Candidatus Limnocylindrales bacterium includes the following:
- a CDS encoding ABC transporter permease subunit, which encodes MSRRPLLRIGRLLSVARYEVRNHMSGRPALKLLGVAAALLLPAGAIPTPRIRPPAPPPVVVQADPDLLGPPRPPKIAAIGEIPVALADRFETADRANIELHGENPLIVRAVDLSPETRAALETLDGPKRFETRNFVLPGRLPGRSLLIAILAISLLTGPLADALPGERARRTLEVLLTAGITRGELIGGKWLAWTASATLTAFVAAAVACWRGVQAPGWWLLGLPMFIGSAVAFGLWLVRLVDDVVGGSAAPMRVLPVAAGAMAALSRAISGTSPVAAAAIPLGGPLLIAADLYSSPGQIVAASVSTALFITAVLTKTGRELDRIDTYSSPTRWGAAGLTAVAILLWWLTVGGPGVWGAGSGGVATDLITPTVHSMMVGGMALVSCALIALVREPQQKAVERTRVRHRVPPVLLISLVAAVLGASGPLPKLDLSPVLPAVDLMLSRLRDAAVPSTMFVSLAAAACAVMSVFGQVVLFRGVVATRLGWITASVLWCVAVSPWAPWSALAASLSLGALAECYGWTAAFLAQLLWSLVASSGFGTEGVASLAIQMIALAIASGVLRVVRGVPSRHQL
- a CDS encoding YecA family protein, producing the protein MRARPGLTDPPSDDELFSLAGFLVERPCGRPALGLEQLHGFLTSLHCVPGPLPPRTWLPVVFGGDVERSKGRIGSAMVAVVMRMSNEIARSLFDTTNQENYVPLIAFPGTCEQVSARSWCDGFLVGLDLKARPWVEHIEEDPAMRRILCPIIALSTRFGAVLEAEGRRLEDDADEEELEEMLPSAVLAAYNWWRLGTPRTTLNTPEAIASAII